From Roseibium alexandrii DFL-11, the proteins below share one genomic window:
- a CDS encoding mandelate racemase/muconate lactonizing enzyme family protein: protein MRIREIHVYSHTLPVKDGPYVMASTVVDVLETTLVKIVDETGAAGWGETCPVGPVYAPAHAAGALAAIKEIAPGLIGADVTGLRAFQRLMDKRLNGHAYAKAAFDIAAHDLLGKRTGLSVADLLGGAMTEKVPSYFASGVGSPEDIARIAKDKADQGFKRMQIKVGGRAVDLDIETIRKVWEAVGTRMRLIVDGNRGWTSQEALRVSRSCLDIPIVLEQPCNTIEEVARIRHQLGHGVYLDESATDISAVVRAIGDGICDGFGMKLTRIGGLQPMSVFRDICEAAALPHTCDDSWGGDIIAAACVQIAATVHPKFLEGVWIAQPYIDSNYDSRNPVNIVDGHLNVPAGPGLGVVPDEALFGAPVASF, encoded by the coding sequence ATGCGCATTCGAGAAATCCATGTCTACAGCCATACCCTGCCGGTCAAAGACGGGCCCTATGTCATGGCTTCGACCGTGGTGGACGTGCTGGAAACCACATTGGTCAAGATCGTCGATGAAACCGGCGCCGCTGGCTGGGGAGAGACCTGCCCGGTAGGGCCCGTCTACGCGCCCGCGCACGCCGCTGGTGCGCTGGCGGCGATCAAGGAAATCGCACCCGGCCTGATCGGCGCCGACGTAACCGGCCTGCGCGCCTTTCAGCGGCTGATGGACAAGCGGTTAAACGGACACGCCTATGCAAAGGCAGCCTTCGACATTGCAGCCCATGATCTTCTCGGGAAACGCACGGGTCTCAGTGTTGCCGACCTACTGGGCGGTGCAATGACCGAAAAAGTGCCCTCCTATTTTGCCTCGGGCGTCGGGTCGCCGGAGGATATTGCCCGGATTGCCAAGGACAAGGCAGATCAGGGCTTCAAACGCATGCAAATCAAGGTCGGCGGTCGCGCGGTCGATCTGGATATTGAGACGATCCGCAAGGTTTGGGAAGCGGTCGGCACACGGATGCGGTTGATCGTCGACGGAAACCGAGGCTGGACATCGCAAGAGGCCTTGCGCGTGAGCCGCTCCTGCCTCGACATTCCTATCGTTCTGGAACAGCCCTGCAACACGATCGAAGAGGTTGCCCGCATCCGGCATCAGCTGGGACACGGGGTCTACCTGGATGAATCGGCAACCGACATTTCGGCAGTGGTGCGCGCCATCGGCGACGGGATCTGCGATGGCTTCGGCATGAAGCTAACGCGGATCGGCGGGTTGCAACCCATGTCAGTGTTTCGCGATATTTGCGAAGCCGCGGCTCTGCCCCACACCTGCGACGACAGCTGGGGCGGCGATATCATCGCTGCGGCTTGCGTTCAGATCGCGGCCACGGTCCACCCGAAGTTCCTCGAAGGAGTCTGGATCGCCCAGCCATACATTGACAGCAACTATGACAGCCGTAACCCTGTCAACATCGTTGACGGGCATTTGAACGTCCCGGCCGGCCCTGGTCTCGGCGTGGTCCCTGATGAAGCCCTGTTCGGGGCACCTGTCGCGTCATTCTAG
- a CDS encoding dihydrodipicolinate synthase family protein yields the protein MTPRLTFEGIYTPAVTPYDTDGNVVWDALEKVIDHLVASGVHGVISGGSTGENYTQTVEERLELALFTKDKLAGRLPLIVGTGTMRTPDSIALAEGAAKMDAEAILVATPPYAVPTERENALNVLTIDRAADLPVMLYNYPGRMGVNMGEEFLDRVGRSRNVCAIKESSGDINRVHLLARDYPHIQMSCGMDDQALEFFAWGARSWVCAGSNFLPEEHVALYKACAVEGDFTKGRKIMSAMMPLMRVLEQGGKFIQCVKHGVEMSGLYAGPPRPPLKALNKDDKRQLEQVVRVLKSTIADITAGA from the coding sequence ATGACACCAAGACTAACCTTTGAGGGTATCTATACGCCTGCCGTGACGCCCTATGATACGGACGGCAATGTCGTCTGGGACGCACTGGAGAAGGTGATCGATCACCTGGTTGCCAGCGGCGTTCACGGCGTGATTTCGGGTGGTTCAACAGGTGAGAACTATACCCAGACGGTGGAGGAGCGTCTGGAACTGGCGCTGTTCACGAAGGACAAGCTGGCCGGACGTCTGCCGCTGATCGTTGGAACCGGCACCATGCGGACGCCGGATTCCATTGCTTTGGCCGAAGGTGCCGCGAAGATGGATGCCGAGGCAATTCTGGTTGCCACGCCGCCTTATGCGGTGCCGACGGAGCGGGAAAACGCGCTCAACGTCCTGACCATCGACAGGGCGGCAGATCTGCCGGTCATGCTCTACAATTATCCTGGCCGGATGGGCGTCAATATGGGCGAGGAATTCCTCGACCGGGTTGGCCGGTCCCGCAATGTTTGCGCCATCAAGGAAAGTTCTGGCGACATCAACCGGGTGCATTTGCTGGCACGGGACTATCCGCATATCCAGATGTCCTGCGGCATGGACGACCAGGCGCTGGAGTTTTTTGCCTGGGGCGCGCGCAGCTGGGTCTGCGCCGGTTCAAATTTCCTGCCTGAGGAACACGTCGCGCTTTACAAGGCCTGTGCGGTTGAAGGGGATTTCACCAAGGGGCGCAAGATCATGTCGGCGATGATGCCTTTGATGCGCGTCCTGGAACAGGGCGGCAAGTTCATTCAGTGCGTCAAACACGGTGTTGAGATGAGCGGTCTTTATGCCGGGCCACCGCGCCCGCCGCTGAAGGCGCTGAACAAGGACGACAAACGCCAGCTCGAGCAGGTTGTCCGTGTGCTGAAATCCACAATTGCCGACATCACGGCGGGAGCGTGA
- a CDS encoding permease, with the protein MADQSAASVQRPTRMHFAGGGFLLLAVMSWLWPRFAWNGVVFTIEGLIAVAPLVVPGILLTAWIMASGADKIISRAFEGHMARAVLAAAAIGAITPVCGVTVLPLMVGLLAAGVPLAPVMAFWLSSPVTDPAMLATTAATLGLAFAIGKTVAAFGLGLFGGTVTAFLTAGQSGQSALRDNGLASSLATRSCCELATFSSAIWRDANRREAFYRQVFVTTRLILSCLIPAFFAEFALNQALTPGSLAVYVGADKWWAIPAAVFVGAPAYIDGYAALPLTRGLVDNGMSPGAAMAFLVSGGVVSIWGALAIFPVLKLRPFLLYLALAITGSLLAGYAFGLVY; encoded by the coding sequence ATGGCAGATCAGTCAGCCGCCTCAGTCCAACGTCCGACGCGCATGCATTTTGCCGGGGGCGGTTTTTTGCTCCTCGCGGTTATGTCATGGCTTTGGCCACGTTTCGCCTGGAATGGCGTGGTCTTCACCATTGAGGGGCTCATTGCTGTTGCCCCACTGGTCGTGCCGGGCATCCTCCTCACAGCCTGGATCATGGCCAGCGGCGCCGACAAGATCATCAGCCGGGCCTTTGAGGGGCATATGGCACGTGCCGTCTTGGCCGCCGCGGCGATCGGTGCGATCACGCCCGTGTGTGGCGTCACGGTTCTGCCCTTGATGGTCGGCCTTCTCGCAGCCGGTGTGCCGCTCGCACCCGTCATGGCTTTCTGGCTGTCTTCGCCGGTCACCGATCCGGCAATGCTTGCGACAACGGCGGCAACTCTGGGCCTTGCTTTTGCCATTGGAAAAACTGTTGCAGCCTTCGGGCTCGGCCTGTTCGGCGGCACTGTGACGGCATTTTTGACGGCCGGGCAATCCGGCCAGTCCGCTTTGCGTGATAACGGTTTGGCTTCGTCCCTCGCGACGAGATCCTGCTGCGAACTTGCCACCTTTTCGTCAGCAATCTGGCGGGACGCAAACCGGCGCGAGGCGTTCTATCGTCAGGTATTTGTCACCACACGCCTGATCCTGTCTTGCCTGATCCCGGCCTTCTTTGCCGAATTTGCCTTGAACCAGGCGCTGACGCCAGGCTCTCTCGCTGTATATGTCGGCGCCGACAAATGGTGGGCGATCCCTGCTGCCGTTTTTGTTGGGGCGCCTGCCTATATTGACGGCTACGCCGCCTTGCCGCTCACGCGCGGTCTTGTCGATAACGGCATGTCTCCGGGCGCGGCGATGGCTTTCCTCGTCTCTGGAGGCGTCGTCAGCATTTGGGGCGCACTCGCAATCTTCCCCGTGCTCAAGCTGCGGCCCTTCCTGCTCTACCTGGCGCTGGCCATCACAGGCTCGCTACTCGCCGGTTATGCCTTCGGTTTGGTCTATTGA
- a CDS encoding LysR substrate-binding domain-containing protein — translation MSNLDSDLLRTFLMVAATGSITEGARVIGRSQSATSLQIMRLEDVVGRPVFDRTGRGVSLSETGERLLPVAREVIGRLDGALREITSDGLRGRLRLAIPDDHGQVKLAAILGAFAQSHPQVELEVTCSISTEFPEMIAKGQLDLAVYEVETPQAFEEVIHEDPTCWVGAKHQSLLENEVMPVALFDRACWWRDAAIAALERSGRPYRIVFSSQSVAGVTAAVEAGIAIGLLGRSSISSQMQELGKKDGFGGTPVSRLVIGTSEGGDKDLVATMSEAIRMAFKS, via the coding sequence ATGAGTAATCTCGACAGTGATTTGCTCAGGACCTTCCTGATGGTTGCGGCAACCGGCAGCATCACGGAAGGTGCCCGGGTTATCGGCCGGTCGCAATCTGCCACCAGCTTGCAGATCATGCGTCTGGAAGACGTTGTGGGGCGTCCAGTTTTTGACCGGACAGGGCGCGGGGTGTCGTTATCGGAAACAGGTGAACGATTGTTACCGGTCGCGCGGGAGGTAATCGGGCGTCTTGATGGGGCGCTCCGCGAAATTACTTCCGATGGTTTGCGCGGCAGGTTGCGGCTTGCAATCCCGGATGATCACGGGCAGGTCAAGCTTGCGGCGATCCTTGGCGCATTTGCGCAATCGCACCCGCAAGTCGAATTGGAGGTGACTTGTTCGATCAGCACGGAATTTCCGGAAATGATTGCCAAGGGGCAACTCGATCTCGCCGTCTACGAAGTTGAGACGCCGCAAGCCTTTGAAGAAGTGATCCATGAAGACCCGACCTGTTGGGTGGGTGCCAAGCATCAGTCATTGCTGGAGAACGAGGTGATGCCGGTTGCGCTGTTTGACCGGGCCTGCTGGTGGAGAGATGCCGCGATTGCTGCGCTTGAGAGAAGTGGTCGGCCGTACAGGATAGTCTTTTCCAGTCAGAGTGTTGCCGGTGTGACCGCGGCTGTCGAGGCGGGCATCGCAATCGGCTTGCTCGGCAGGTCGTCGATAAGTTCGCAAATGCAGGAGCTTGGTAAGAAGGACGGGTTTGGTGGGACGCCGGTATCCCGGCTGGTTATCGGCACTTCGGAGGGCGGCGACAAGGATCTGGTAGCTACCATGTCGGAAGCTATTCGCATGGCGTTTAAGAGTTGA
- a CDS encoding NAD(P)/FAD-dependent oxidoreductase → MLRAAKTLPNLQGPAAWNRILPAPIAAQRLDENITADVTIIGAGFAGLSAARRLTQIDPGVKVVVLDALPVAESSAGRNSGFMIDLPHELTSEDYAGAGDDRSLIALNRQAIHFAREAVDEYQIDANYFDPAGKVNGAASLKAAAHNESYALHLASLGEDYELLDPRQMTELTGSRHYLGGLYTPGTVMLQPAGYIRGLAAGLRRTGVSVFEESPVTSFSEQDTGWLIETPGGKVSTGKIILTVNGHLESFGYERNRLMQLFLFAVMTPDLGDDVLLKLGGQPRWGITPSDPMGTTLRRIDTGQGGNRIITRTCAVLKPDMRLTQAHVDRAAAVMQDKFDRRFPKLAGLKMKYSWAGHLCLSMNGVAVMRELEDGVYSGCVQNGLGTARGTLTGMGAAELTLGIESDITRHFGAEASPNKLPPQPFRELGANVVLRWKEWRAAEE, encoded by the coding sequence ATGCTGCGGGCCGCAAAGACCTTGCCGAATTTACAAGGACCGGCGGCCTGGAACCGGATCCTCCCGGCACCGATAGCGGCACAGCGTCTTGACGAGAATATCACTGCGGACGTTACCATTATCGGCGCCGGGTTCGCCGGGCTCAGCGCGGCCCGGCGGCTGACCCAGATCGATCCCGGCGTCAAGGTGGTGGTGCTGGACGCCTTGCCTGTTGCAGAGAGCTCTGCCGGCCGCAATTCCGGGTTCATGATCGATCTGCCGCATGAACTGACATCAGAGGACTATGCCGGTGCTGGTGACGACAGGTCTCTGATAGCCCTCAACCGACAGGCTATCCATTTCGCGCGCGAAGCGGTTGATGAATACCAGATTGACGCGAATTATTTCGACCCGGCGGGCAAGGTAAATGGTGCAGCCAGCTTGAAGGCTGCCGCTCATAACGAGAGCTATGCGCTACACCTTGCCAGCCTCGGCGAAGACTATGAACTGCTTGACCCGCGCCAAATGACGGAGCTGACGGGAAGCAGGCACTATCTTGGCGGGCTTTACACGCCCGGCACTGTGATGCTGCAGCCAGCAGGCTATATCCGCGGTCTGGCCGCCGGGCTCCGGCGGACCGGTGTATCAGTCTTTGAAGAGAGCCCGGTTACCTCGTTCTCGGAACAGGACACAGGCTGGCTTATTGAAACGCCGGGAGGCAAGGTCTCAACCGGTAAGATCATCCTGACGGTCAACGGTCATCTAGAAAGTTTCGGTTATGAACGGAACCGGCTGATGCAGCTGTTTCTATTTGCCGTCATGACACCGGATCTGGGCGACGATGTCTTGTTGAAACTCGGTGGCCAACCGCGTTGGGGGATCACCCCGTCCGACCCGATGGGGACGACCCTGAGGCGGATTGATACCGGTCAGGGAGGCAATCGGATTATCACCCGCACCTGTGCAGTTCTGAAGCCGGATATGCGGCTGACGCAAGCGCATGTCGACCGGGCAGCCGCAGTTATGCAGGACAAGTTCGACCGGCGTTTCCCGAAATTGGCCGGACTGAAGATGAAGTATAGCTGGGCCGGACACCTGTGCCTGTCTATGAACGGTGTGGCCGTGATGCGCGAACTTGAGGACGGCGTCTATTCCGGCTGTGTTCAGAACGGGCTCGGCACAGCACGTGGAACCCTGACCGGGATGGGCGCCGCGGAACTTACCCTTGGTATCGAGAGCGACATCACACGGCATTTCGGGGCGGAGGCTTCGCCCAATAAACTGCCGCCGCAGCCGTTTCGCGAACTCGGAGCCAATGTCGTATTGCGCTGGAAGGAATGGCGGGCTGCTGAAGAATAG
- a CDS encoding trimethylamine methyltransferase family protein, producing MSVATRSRSGGRAGRRALRTAPDHQMLPGLTRKLPLCEPLDQDQIQRLDDASMKILEEVGIIFRDAIALDDWRKAGAKVEGERVYIDRGLVRELIRTIPSSFTYHARNPAKNVPLGGNRSMFVPMTGAPFIRDLDDERRNPTLDDLAMFHKLSHMLPAMHSSAHHIVEPYDHPISHRHLRITYSSIKYSDKTFMGMTTSPKNAEDVVEMCALLFGEDYLEDHPVTTGNCNGNSPLVWDETMLGAMRAFSRRNQPVLCSPFVLGGANTPASVVPAVAQLNAEALSALAYTQVIRKGAPAIYGHYLSTVSMKSGAPMAGTPEISLMNFLIGQLARYYNVPWRTSGSLGGAKTFDAQAGYESAATLSAVIHAGANYIWHAAGWNEAGMHCSVAKFIVDAEQCAMAYRMAEGPRWDDFDEALSAVRDVGPGGHYLGHPHTQENFQRAFFMPDMFDNNSIEQWKAEGEVEITKRALTQARKLLLEYQEPKLDEAKNEALLDYIARREREIPAEDALNQDY from the coding sequence ATGAGTGTCGCAACGCGCAGCCGAAGCGGTGGCCGTGCCGGCCGCCGTGCACTTCGCACCGCACCTGATCACCAAATGCTGCCGGGTCTCACCCGAAAGCTGCCTTTGTGCGAACCCTTGGATCAGGATCAGATTCAGCGCCTCGACGATGCCTCCATGAAAATTCTGGAAGAGGTCGGGATCATATTCCGGGACGCAATCGCACTGGACGACTGGCGCAAAGCCGGTGCCAAGGTGGAAGGAGAACGGGTTTATATTGACCGTGGCCTGGTACGCGAGCTGATCCGCACGATCCCCTCCAGCTTCACATATCACGCTCGCAACCCGGCAAAGAACGTTCCGCTTGGTGGAAACCGGTCGATGTTCGTGCCCATGACCGGAGCCCCTTTCATTCGGGATCTCGACGATGAGCGCCGCAACCCGACGCTGGACGATCTCGCGATGTTCCATAAACTCAGCCATATGCTGCCGGCGATGCACTCCAGCGCGCACCATATCGTCGAGCCGTATGATCACCCCATCAGCCACCGCCACCTGCGTATCACCTATTCATCGATCAAGTATTCGGACAAAACCTTCATGGGCATGACCACAAGCCCGAAGAATGCCGAAGACGTGGTGGAGATGTGCGCCCTCCTCTTCGGTGAGGATTACCTGGAAGATCACCCGGTCACGACCGGCAACTGCAACGGCAACTCACCTTTGGTCTGGGACGAGACAATGCTGGGGGCCATGCGGGCTTTTTCCAGACGCAACCAGCCGGTGCTGTGCTCCCCCTTCGTGCTCGGAGGCGCCAATACACCAGCCTCTGTCGTGCCCGCCGTCGCCCAGCTCAACGCCGAAGCCTTGAGCGCACTCGCCTACACCCAGGTGATCCGCAAGGGCGCACCGGCGATCTATGGCCATTACTTGTCGACAGTTTCCATGAAATCGGGCGCGCCGATGGCCGGAACACCCGAAATCAGCCTGATGAATTTTCTGATCGGGCAGCTTGCGCGCTACTACAATGTGCCCTGGCGGACCTCCGGCTCGCTCGGCGGCGCCAAGACGTTCGATGCGCAGGCAGGTTATGAGAGTGCAGCAACTTTGAGCGCTGTGATCCATGCCGGTGCCAACTACATCTGGCACGCCGCTGGCTGGAACGAAGCCGGCATGCACTGTTCAGTAGCCAAGTTCATTGTCGATGCCGAACAATGCGCCATGGCCTATCGCATGGCCGAAGGACCGCGCTGGGATGATTTCGATGAAGCGTTGTCGGCCGTCCGCGACGTCGGCCCGGGCGGTCACTATCTAGGCCATCCTCACACCCAGGAAAACTTCCAACGGGCCTTCTTCATGCCAGACATGTTCGACAACAACTCGATCGAACAGTGGAAGGCCGAGGGCGAAGTCGAGATTACAAAGCGTGCCCTTACTCAAGCTCGCAAGCTCTTGTTGGAGTATCAGGAACCGAAACTCGACGAAGCGAAGAACGAGGCTCTTTTGGACTACATCGCCCGTCGCGAACGGGAGATCCCTGCCGAAGATGCCCTGAACCAGGACTACTAA
- a CDS encoding SDR family NAD(P)-dependent oxidoreductase, whose product MTRFEGKTALVTGGRSGIGRAIALRLRDEGARVFTAQRSEDTEFEHVCADFSDSAALAKVISAVITASGRLDVLVNNAGLMQEASVEDMTLEDWQRSLTVNLTAPFLLVKHALPHLRVTKGTIVNVGSIEGIGCNPHHAAYAASKAGLHGLTRAIAVDHGQDGIRCNAVAPGWIDTDLNLDFISAQPDVEAFRRNIGKIHPVGRTGAPKEVAALVAFLAAEESGFITGQIYTVDGGRMSRLSLP is encoded by the coding sequence ATGACACGCTTTGAAGGCAAGACGGCGCTGGTCACCGGCGGGCGCAGCGGGATCGGGAGGGCAATTGCACTTCGTCTGCGCGATGAAGGCGCCCGGGTCTTCACAGCCCAGCGCAGTGAAGACACAGAATTCGAGCATGTTTGTGCCGATTTTTCAGATAGCGCCGCACTCGCCAAAGTGATCTCGGCGGTCATAACCGCGTCAGGGCGGCTTGATGTTCTGGTCAACAATGCCGGGCTGATGCAGGAAGCCAGTGTCGAGGACATGACACTGGAAGATTGGCAGCGCAGCCTGACCGTCAATCTCACGGCCCCCTTCCTGCTTGTCAAGCACGCCCTGCCCCATTTGCGCGTCACCAAAGGCACGATCGTCAATGTGGGATCAATCGAAGGTATTGGATGCAATCCTCATCATGCCGCCTATGCGGCCTCCAAGGCAGGACTGCACGGGCTGACCCGTGCGATCGCAGTTGACCATGGCCAGGACGGCATCCGCTGCAACGCCGTTGCCCCTGGGTGGATCGACACCGACCTGAACCTCGATTTCATTTCAGCCCAGCCTGACGTGGAGGCCTTCAGACGGAACATCGGCAAAATCCATCCAGTCGGCCGCACGGGAGCCCCGAAAGAAGTGGCAGCGCTTGTTGCCTTTCTGGCTGCGGAGGAGAGCGGCTTCATCACCGGCCAGATCTATACCGTTGACGGCGGTCGCATGAGCCGGCTTAGCCTACCCTGA
- a CDS encoding SDR family NAD(P)-dependent oxidoreductase, translating to MRFSNKKVLVTGAAGGMGHVITRMLRDEGAAVAVADFKCNGLSAEVALPGDLLDQAYTDDLPNAAAKALGGLDIIINNAGVITRGPVTDTSDRDWDLSVGVNVEAPFRICRAGIPILAEGGGGAIVNLASCWGVHPGPNHAVYCMTKAAIASLTQCMGRDHAQQGVRINAVCPNEVDTPMLRSGFEKRGFDPETAIYELGNTVPLGRVAKPDDIADVVLFLASDAARYMCGALVEVNGGKSVA from the coding sequence ATGCGATTTTCAAACAAAAAAGTGCTCGTGACCGGCGCCGCCGGCGGGATGGGTCATGTCATCACCAGGATGCTGCGTGATGAGGGTGCCGCCGTCGCAGTTGCTGATTTCAAGTGCAATGGCCTCTCAGCTGAGGTGGCTCTGCCCGGCGACCTGCTGGATCAGGCCTATACGGACGATCTTCCAAACGCTGCGGCCAAGGCTCTCGGGGGTCTTGACATCATCATCAACAACGCCGGAGTGATCACGCGCGGCCCGGTTACGGACACCAGCGACCGTGACTGGGATCTTTCGGTGGGCGTCAATGTCGAGGCCCCGTTCCGGATCTGCCGGGCGGGCATCCCGATCCTGGCAGAAGGTGGCGGCGGCGCCATTGTCAATCTTGCCTCCTGCTGGGGCGTTCATCCCGGTCCAAATCACGCTGTCTATTGCATGACAAAGGCGGCAATTGCCTCACTGACCCAATGCATGGGCCGGGACCATGCCCAACAAGGTGTTCGCATCAACGCGGTCTGCCCGAACGAGGTCGACACTCCGATGTTGCGCAGCGGTTTTGAAAAACGGGGGTTCGATCCTGAAACCGCGATTTACGAACTCGGCAATACCGTCCCGCTTGGCCGTGTCGCAAAACCGGATGACATTGCCGATGTCGTGCTGTTTCTGGCCTCCGATGCGGCCCGGTACATGTGCGGCGCGCTGGTCGAGGTCAATGGCGGGAAATCGGTTGCATGA
- a CDS encoding aldehyde dehydrogenase: protein MTDLLTRDEYKALATKLTLPVNAFIDGSYRPAQSGKTFSSVNPATGETLADIAACGSEDVDFAVIKAREAFEDGRWSKLPPGDRKDVLIRFAKLITRNRRELAVMESLDSGKTIFDCETVDVPETIHCLKWHAEAIDKIYDQVSPASDDHIAMIVREPVGVVGLVLPWNFPLLMLAWKIGPALAAGCSVIVKPAEETSLTALRLAELAMEAGIPRGVFNVVPGTGPEVGEPLGRHMDVDMVSFTGSTETGRRFLHYAADSNLKEVVLEMGGKNPSVVLRDAENLDRVAAHVVNGAFWNMGENCSASSRLIVEEEIKDALMERILAHAREWTLGDPLDPEHRVGALVSSAHFQKVCSYLETDADVLMGGKSHDGAYVEPTVLEVDASSALAREEIFGPVLSVLTVRGFDEAIAMANATDYGLAASIFTSNTKKALRGARAIRAGTVTVNCFGEGDITTPFGGYKQSGFGGRDNSLSAHDQYTQLKTIWVDLSDDEDEAVG from the coding sequence ATGACCGATCTTCTGACACGTGATGAGTACAAGGCTCTGGCCACCAAGCTCACGTTGCCAGTAAACGCCTTTATTGACGGCAGCTACCGGCCAGCGCAATCGGGCAAGACATTCTCAAGTGTCAATCCGGCCACGGGCGAGACCCTGGCCGATATAGCGGCCTGCGGCTCGGAGGATGTTGACTTCGCCGTTATAAAAGCGCGCGAAGCCTTTGAAGACGGGCGCTGGTCGAAGCTACCTCCCGGTGACCGCAAGGACGTTCTGATCCGTTTTGCAAAATTGATCACCCGAAACCGCCGGGAACTGGCCGTGATGGAAAGCCTCGACAGCGGCAAGACCATCTTTGACTGCGAAACCGTCGATGTTCCTGAAACGATCCACTGCCTGAAATGGCACGCGGAAGCCATTGACAAGATCTACGATCAGGTGTCTCCGGCGTCTGACGACCATATCGCAATGATTGTACGAGAGCCGGTCGGCGTAGTCGGGCTCGTGCTGCCCTGGAACTTCCCGCTTCTAATGCTGGCCTGGAAGATCGGTCCGGCGCTTGCCGCAGGCTGCTCTGTGATCGTCAAGCCGGCGGAAGAAACCTCCCTGACGGCGTTGCGCCTTGCCGAACTTGCCATGGAAGCGGGGATACCGCGTGGTGTTTTCAACGTGGTGCCGGGCACCGGTCCGGAGGTGGGCGAACCTCTTGGACGGCATATGGATGTCGATATGGTGTCCTTCACCGGGTCGACCGAAACAGGACGCAGGTTCCTGCACTATGCGGCTGACAGCAATCTGAAGGAAGTCGTTCTCGAGATGGGCGGCAAGAACCCCAGCGTTGTCCTGAGAGATGCCGAAAATCTCGACCGTGTTGCAGCTCACGTGGTCAATGGCGCATTCTGGAACATGGGAGAAAACTGTTCGGCGAGCTCCCGCTTGATAGTCGAAGAGGAGATCAAGGACGCGCTGATGGAGCGCATCCTGGCCCATGCCCGCGAATGGACGCTCGGCGACCCGCTTGATCCGGAGCACCGGGTCGGTGCGCTTGTATCAAGCGCGCATTTCCAGAAGGTCTGTTCCTACTTGGAAACAGACGCCGATGTCCTGATGGGCGGCAAGAGCCATGACGGAGCCTATGTGGAGCCGACGGTGCTGGAGGTGGATGCGTCTTCGGCGCTCGCCAGGGAGGAAATCTTTGGTCCGGTCCTGAGTGTCCTGACGGTGCGCGGGTTTGACGAAGCGATTGCGATGGCCAACGCCACGGACTATGGCCTTGCTGCATCGATCTTCACATCCAACACCAAAAAGGCCTTGCGCGGTGCGCGCGCCATCCGGGCAGGGACCGTCACGGTGAACTGTTTCGGTGAAGGCGACATCACGACGCCGTTCGGAGGTTACAAGCAGTCCGGGTTCGGTGGCCGTGACAACAGCCTTTCTGCCCATGACCAATACACCCAACTGAAGACAATCTGGGTGGATTTGTCCGATGACGAGGACGAGGCGGTCGGCTGA